Genomic segment of Deinococcota bacterium:
CTTTTCAACAGCGTTCGCCCTGCTTAACAGTCCGGTTCGGCTAAGCTCAACGGCGCGTCCTGACAGCGCACTACCTACAGAGCACTACCTAATGACTGACCCCCGCCTAAATTTGATGTGCACATGGGCGCGTCCGTTGCAGCAAGGGTTAGGTGGAGTGTTACCGCGAGTACTGCCCTCAAGCGTACATCAGACGCCCTTTCGGTTCAGGGACAGTTCGCCCTAGCTCTTTAGCCGTCTCAATCCACTCACGGATAACGACCTCCGCGTTAGCCACTGCCTCGGCGTAGCTCGCACCATCGGCTACGCACCCTGGCAACTCGGGCACTTCGGCAACAAATGCCTCGTCTTCTTCACTCCAGTAAATGATCAGTTCATACTTGAAGGGTTCAGTCATCTACTTCACCTCCCAACTTATAGTTGAGAATCACACCACGGACTTGCTTGACCTGATAAGGTTTTGCTTTTGATCCCTTGGGTTGCAGATTTAGGATCTCCTCGATACCGGTCTTGGTAAAGATGTGGTGGCTGCCACGGATACGTTCGTCAAACCCAAGACGCTTCAGCAGCGCGCAAAGACCCTCAAAAGGAATGTTGGCATCGGAAGCTCCCCGTAGAATCGCGACGAGCAGCTTCTCGTGTTTGCCCACACCATCAAGCTAGCATGGCAAGAGGTAGCTCAGCCCAACGACTAAGCTCACCCGCCGCCGGAAGCAAAGGCTTGGAGCGAAGTGAGGAACGAACGAAGTGGAAAGCCGAAGCTGTAGGCGGTCGGGTGCAGCGCCTTGTTCGGCAGCTTGTTGATGCCTTCGAGTTTCAGACCTGCGCCAATCTTTGACG
This window contains:
- a CDS encoding type II toxin-antitoxin system HicA family toxin; translation: MGKHEKLLVAILRGASDANIPFEGLCALLKRLGFDERIRGSHHIFTKTGIEEILNLQPKGSKAKPYQVKQVRGVILNYKLGGEVDD
- a CDS encoding type II toxin-antitoxin system HicB family antitoxin produces the protein MTEPFKYELIIYWSEEDEAFVAEVPELPGCVADGASYAEAVANAEVVIREWIETAKELGRTVPEPKGRLMYA